A window from Pseudomonas alloputida encodes these proteins:
- a CDS encoding LysR family transcriptional regulator, with amino-acid sequence MTPSLNSIMSRLHARHLRLLIELDEHRSLLGAASSVGLTQPGASKALQEIETTFGTVLFNRTNRGLEPTAAGHCAIRYARLLQTDIANLRHDLDAILRGVGGRLAVGAIMGAVPLLMKAVSQLASIQPQMSFEIIEDTSQSLLTQIESGRLDIALCRTSVSNTPQLFASTFVQDETLAVIANIDHPLKHAPSLSLADLAESRWIVYRANMPMRVQLEREFHDAGLRFPLHLVETTSILATLSLLQNRPDFVALVSIDVARQCAMNQQVSILPLSMGSVSDPYELVTRKGSQATPAMDTLTELLLLQGRQRCDS; translated from the coding sequence ATGACCCCATCGCTCAATTCGATCATGTCCCGCCTGCACGCCCGCCACCTGCGCTTGTTGATCGAGTTGGACGAGCACCGCTCGCTGCTCGGTGCAGCAAGCAGCGTCGGGCTTACCCAGCCTGGTGCCAGCAAGGCCTTGCAGGAAATCGAAACCACCTTCGGCACCGTGCTGTTCAACCGCACCAACCGAGGCCTGGAGCCCACGGCCGCCGGGCACTGCGCCATCCGCTACGCACGCCTGTTGCAGACCGATATCGCCAACCTGCGGCACGATCTGGATGCAATCCTGCGTGGGGTCGGCGGCCGGCTGGCAGTGGGGGCGATCATGGGGGCGGTGCCGTTGCTGATGAAGGCAGTGTCACAGCTGGCCAGCATCCAGCCACAGATGTCGTTCGAAATCATCGAAGACACCAGCCAGTCGCTGCTGACCCAGATCGAGAGCGGCCGCCTGGACATCGCCCTGTGCCGCACCAGTGTCAGCAATACGCCGCAGCTGTTCGCCAGCACCTTTGTCCAGGATGAGACACTGGCGGTCATCGCCAACATCGACCACCCGCTCAAGCATGCGCCAAGCCTGAGCCTTGCCGACCTGGCCGAGAGCCGCTGGATCGTCTACCGGGCCAACATGCCCATGCGCGTGCAACTGGAGCGCGAATTTCACGATGCCGGGCTGCGCTTCCCGCTGCACCTGGTTGAAACCACTTCGATCCTGGCGACCTTGTCGCTGTTGCAAAACCGTCCTGACTTCGTTGCGCTGGTGTCGATCGACGTGGCCCGGCAATGTGCGATGAATCAACAGGTCAGCATACTGCCCTTGAGCATGGGCTCGGTCAGCGACCCCTACGAGTTGGTGACCCGTAAAGGCAGCCAGGCAACACCGGCCATGGACACGCTCACCGAACTGCTGCTGTTGCAGGGCCGACAGCGCTGCGACAGTTAA
- a CDS encoding universal stress protein, with the protein MNPLKHILVATDLSPHARNAAERAAYLSDAQQASLDLLYVANPAPFERLKQLVTPDDDLLKRVLDSAGEKTHALAALLFQRYGISAGVQVASGSVITEINRVVQDKHSDLLVCGARGQSVARRLLLGSTVQKLLNRMPCPLLVVKPAPRDAYRTVLVPVDFSSVSLRTIELAKAIAPQAEIILLHAYEAPFEASVRFAHLDHDTLTHYRNVIRKDAQVQLAALSEAAGLADARQILVHGDPGWRIAEQEQELECDLIVVGKQGASALEELLVGSVTKHVLNESQCDVLVTP; encoded by the coding sequence ATGAACCCGCTGAAACACATACTGGTTGCCACCGACCTTTCCCCACATGCTCGCAACGCCGCTGAGCGCGCGGCCTACCTGAGCGATGCGCAACAGGCCTCGCTGGACCTGCTCTACGTTGCCAACCCGGCACCCTTCGAGCGCCTCAAACAGTTGGTGACGCCTGATGACGATCTGTTGAAACGCGTACTGGATAGCGCAGGCGAGAAAACCCACGCACTGGCAGCGCTGCTGTTCCAGCGTTACGGTATCTCCGCTGGCGTGCAGGTCGCCAGCGGCTCGGTGATCACGGAGATCAACCGGGTGGTGCAGGACAAGCACAGCGACCTGCTGGTGTGTGGGGCCAGGGGCCAGAGCGTAGCGCGGCGCCTGCTGCTGGGTTCGACCGTGCAGAAACTGCTCAACCGCATGCCCTGCCCTTTGCTGGTGGTCAAGCCGGCCCCTCGTGATGCCTACCGCACCGTGCTGGTGCCAGTCGATTTTTCGTCCGTTTCACTGCGCACGATCGAATTGGCCAAGGCCATTGCCCCGCAAGCAGAGATCATTCTGCTGCATGCGTACGAAGCCCCGTTCGAAGCCAGCGTGCGCTTCGCCCATCTCGACCACGATACCCTCACCCACTACCGCAATGTCATCCGCAAGGATGCACAGGTACAGCTCGCGGCGCTGAGTGAGGCTGCCGGCCTGGCCGATGCACGGCAGATCCTGGTGCACGGTGACCCTGGCTGGCGCATTGCCGAGCAGGAACAGGAGCTGGAGTGCGACCTGATCGTTGTCGGCAAGCAGGGGGCAAGCGCGCTGGAGGAACTGCTGGTGGGCAGCGTCACCAAGCATGTACTGAACGAATCGCAGTGTGATGTGCTGGTAACACCTTAG
- a CDS encoding MFS transporter has protein sequence MPSNSQAPRGLPEHSQQSVTQQWLAILSVAVGAFALVTSEFLPVGVLNDVASDLGISAGLAGLMVTLPGIMAALAAPLISVGVGALDRRYLLIGLTLIMIIANAIVAYAGDFNLLLVGRVLLGISIGGFWATAIALSGRLAPDGMGVAKANSIIMAGVTLATVVGVPVGTWLSGLMGWRMTFLVTALVGVPVLLAQVFLLPRLMPEKAIRIRDLPALFINPQARVGLIAVLLIGLAHFAAYTYVAPFFKQNAGFDGPTIGSLLLLYGVAGFMGNIFAGFAANRSVRHTLMLVALMIAVSTALFPHFATGMTGAAMLIALWGFAFGAFPACANIWMFVVAPKDVERGMPLFVAMFQVIIAVGSFFGGQVVDHMGTAVLLSLATALVGCGFVTVLVLGRNVSNDLAAQPG, from the coding sequence ATGCCAAGCAACAGCCAGGCCCCTCGCGGCCTTCCCGAACACAGCCAACAAAGCGTGACCCAGCAATGGCTGGCAATCCTCTCGGTGGCCGTGGGCGCTTTCGCCCTGGTCACCAGTGAATTCCTCCCGGTGGGGGTACTCAACGATGTGGCCAGCGACCTGGGCATCAGTGCAGGCCTTGCCGGCCTGATGGTGACCCTTCCCGGCATCATGGCTGCGTTAGCCGCCCCGTTGATTTCCGTAGGCGTCGGCGCGCTGGACCGGCGCTACCTGCTGATCGGCCTGACGCTGATCATGATCATCGCCAACGCCATCGTGGCCTATGCCGGTGACTTCAACCTGCTGTTGGTCGGCCGTGTGCTACTGGGTATCAGTATTGGCGGCTTCTGGGCGACAGCCATCGCCCTCAGCGGTCGCCTGGCACCTGACGGAATGGGCGTAGCCAAAGCCAACTCCATCATCATGGCGGGCGTAACCCTGGCGACGGTAGTGGGCGTGCCTGTCGGCACCTGGCTGAGTGGCCTGATGGGCTGGCGCATGACGTTCCTGGTCACTGCACTGGTAGGCGTACCGGTGCTGCTGGCACAGGTGTTCCTGCTGCCGCGGCTGATGCCGGAAAAGGCCATCCGCATCCGCGACCTGCCAGCGTTGTTCATCAACCCGCAAGCACGGGTCGGTTTGATCGCCGTGTTGCTGATCGGCCTGGCGCACTTTGCTGCGTACACCTATGTCGCACCGTTCTTCAAACAGAATGCCGGCTTTGACGGGCCTACGATCGGTTCATTGTTGCTGCTGTATGGCGTGGCCGGCTTCATGGGCAACATCTTCGCCGGCTTTGCTGCCAACCGCAGCGTGCGGCATACCCTGATGCTGGTCGCGCTCATGATCGCAGTCAGCACCGCCCTGTTCCCGCACTTCGCCACCGGCATGACGGGTGCCGCCATGCTGATCGCACTATGGGGCTTTGCCTTCGGTGCGTTCCCGGCTTGCGCCAATATCTGGATGTTTGTCGTGGCGCCCAAAGATGTCGAACGTGGCATGCCGCTGTTCGTGGCCATGTTCCAGGTGATCATTGCCGTGGGCTCGTTCTTCGGCGGGCAAGTCGTGGACCATATGGGCACGGCGGTACTGCTGAGCCTGGCCACGGCGCTGGTGGGCTGTGGCTTTGTCACCGTGCTGGTGCTGGGGCGCAACGTCAGCAACGATCTGGCGGCGCAGCCAGGCTGA
- a CDS encoding DUF2493 domain-containing protein, whose translation MRVLICAGRNYADTRRCRQALDDVQRQRPIRVLIHGGSQFLGGEIESWAREHGADLVRYPPNWQLHGKQAERLRNLFMLNDSRPDLLLALPGGDDTEELLARARGAELQVVYARQPRQPERDDCS comes from the coding sequence ATGCGAGTACTGATATGTGCAGGGCGCAACTACGCCGACACCCGGCGCTGCCGCCAGGCCCTGGACGACGTCCAGCGCCAGCGGCCGATCCGGGTGTTGATCCACGGTGGCAGCCAGTTTCTTGGTGGGGAAATCGAAAGCTGGGCGCGCGAGCATGGCGCCGATCTGGTGCGTTACCCGCCAAACTGGCAGCTGCACGGCAAGCAGGCCGAACGCTTGCGCAACCTGTTCATGCTCAATGACAGCCGCCCTGACCTGTTGCTTGCCTTGCCCGGTGGCGATGACACCGAGGAGCTGCTGGCCAGGGCCCGTGGCGCCGAACTTCAGGTGGTGTACGCCAGGCAACCACGCCAGCCCGAGCGGGACGATTGCAGCTAA
- the mgtA gene encoding magnesium-translocating P-type ATPase: MTVKYRNTSSAKAERETRLSTRAAREARNGLAVTLANLDASEQGLTEHEAAKRLVRDGANQVAHDPQPHALVQLLKALNNPFIYVLLTLAGISFVTDYWLPVSAGEADDADLTKVIIIMTMVSLSSLLRFWQEYRSNKAADALKAMVRTTATVLRREQIGQAPRLREVPMDELVAGDIVQLSAGDMIPADIRLLEARDLFISQAVLTGEALPVEKYDTLGNVAQKSAAEHGAHQDNLLELPNICFMGTNVVSGRARAVVVATGRRTYFGSLAKAIAGSRSQTAFDRGVNSVSSLLIRFMLVMVPVVFMINGVVKGDWADAFLFALAVAVGLTPEMLPMIVSANLAKGAVAMARRKVVVKRLNAIQNLGSMDVLCTDKTGTLTQDRIILEHHVGFDGQTDKHILELAWLNSHHQSGIRNLMDQAVLHFAGQDHQFQAPYAYAKVDELPFDFIRRRLSVVVKNALGDHLLVSKGAVEEMLAIATHVQEGDKVVALDPCRRQQLMARVDAFNQDGFRVLVVATRQIPADEGKAQYHTEDERDLVIQGLLTFLDPPKETAGPAIAALRDMGVQVKVLTGDNPVVTSKVCREVGLAPGQPLLGQDIEGMDDTTLKLQVEERTVFAKLTPLQKSRVLKALQANGHTVGFLGDGINDAAALRDADVGISVDSGTDIAKESADIILLEKSLMVLEESVLKGRETFGNIMKYLCMTASSNFGNVFSVLVASAFIPFLPMLAIHLLLQNLMYDFSQLSLPWDRMDKEFLSKPRKWDARNIGRFMLWIGPTSSIFDITTFALMWYVFAANSVEMQALFQSGWFIEGLLSQTLVVHMLRTRKVPFFQSTAALPVVLATGLVMALGIYIPFSPVGAMVGLVPLPWEYFPWLVATLLGYCVVAQAMKTLYIRRFGQWF; this comes from the coding sequence ATGACTGTCAAATACCGTAACACCTCATCGGCCAAGGCCGAACGCGAGACCCGCCTGTCCACCCGCGCCGCCCGTGAAGCGCGCAATGGCCTGGCGGTCACCCTCGCCAACCTCGATGCCAGCGAACAGGGCTTGACCGAGCACGAAGCCGCCAAGCGCCTGGTGCGCGATGGGGCCAACCAGGTTGCCCACGACCCGCAACCCCACGCCCTGGTGCAACTGCTCAAGGCCCTGAACAACCCGTTCATCTATGTACTGCTGACCCTGGCCGGGATCAGCTTCGTCACCGACTACTGGCTGCCGGTCAGCGCAGGCGAAGCAGACGACGCCGACCTGACCAAGGTCATCATCATCATGACCATGGTCAGCCTCAGCAGCCTGCTGCGATTCTGGCAGGAGTACCGCTCGAACAAGGCTGCCGACGCGCTCAAAGCAATGGTGCGCACTACGGCCACGGTGTTGCGCCGCGAGCAGATCGGGCAAGCCCCGCGCCTGCGCGAAGTGCCCATGGACGAACTGGTGGCCGGCGACATCGTGCAGCTTTCTGCAGGTGACATGATTCCCGCCGATATCCGTCTGCTCGAAGCGCGCGACCTGTTTATCAGCCAGGCCGTGCTCACCGGCGAAGCGTTGCCGGTCGAAAAGTACGACACCTTGGGTAATGTCGCGCAGAAGTCCGCCGCCGAGCATGGCGCACATCAGGACAACCTGCTCGAGTTGCCGAACATCTGCTTCATGGGGACCAATGTGGTCAGTGGCCGCGCCCGCGCCGTGGTGGTCGCCACCGGCCGACGCACCTATTTTGGCTCGCTGGCCAAGGCCATTGCCGGTTCGCGCAGCCAGACCGCTTTTGACCGCGGCGTGAACAGCGTCAGCAGCCTGCTGATCCGCTTCATGCTGGTGATGGTGCCGGTGGTGTTCATGATCAACGGTGTGGTGAAAGGCGACTGGGCTGATGCCTTCCTCTTCGCGCTTGCCGTGGCAGTGGGCCTGACCCCGGAAATGCTGCCGATGATCGTCAGCGCCAACCTGGCCAAGGGCGCCGTGGCCATGGCTCGGCGCAAGGTGGTGGTCAAACGCCTGAATGCCATCCAGAACCTGGGCTCCATGGACGTGCTGTGCACCGACAAGACCGGTACGCTCACCCAGGATCGGATCATCCTCGAGCACCATGTGGGCTTCGACGGTCAAACCGACAAGCACATCCTCGAGCTGGCCTGGCTCAACAGCCATCACCAAAGCGGCATCCGCAACCTGATGGACCAGGCCGTGCTGCATTTCGCCGGCCAGGACCACCAGTTCCAGGCGCCTTACGCCTACGCAAAGGTCGACGAACTGCCGTTCGACTTCATCCGCCGCCGCCTGTCAGTGGTGGTGAAGAATGCCTTGGGCGATCACCTGCTGGTAAGCAAAGGGGCGGTCGAGGAGATGCTCGCCATCGCCACCCATGTGCAGGAAGGCGACAAGGTCGTTGCCCTTGATCCGTGCCGTCGCCAGCAGCTGATGGCCAGGGTCGATGCCTTCAACCAGGACGGCTTCCGCGTGCTGGTGGTTGCCACCCGGCAGATCCCGGCGGACGAAGGCAAGGCGCAGTATCACACCGAAGATGAGCGCGATCTGGTCATCCAGGGCTTGCTGACCTTCCTCGACCCGCCCAAGGAAACGGCCGGCCCGGCCATTGCCGCCTTGCGCGACATGGGCGTGCAGGTCAAGGTACTGACCGGCGACAACCCGGTGGTCACGTCCAAGGTCTGCCGTGAAGTGGGCCTGGCGCCGGGCCAGCCCTTGCTCGGCCAGGACATCGAGGGCATGGACGACACCACCCTGAAGCTTCAGGTGGAGGAGCGCACCGTCTTCGCCAAGCTCACCCCGTTGCAGAAATCACGGGTGCTCAAGGCCCTGCAGGCCAATGGTCACACTGTGGGCTTCCTTGGCGACGGCATCAACGACGCCGCAGCCCTGCGCGATGCTGACGTCGGTATCTCGGTGGACAGCGGCACCGACATCGCCAAGGAATCGGCCGACATCATTTTGCTGGAAAAGAGCCTGATGGTGCTCGAGGAGAGCGTGCTCAAAGGCCGCGAAACTTTCGGCAACATCATGAAGTACCTGTGCATGACTGCCAGTTCCAACTTCGGCAACGTGTTCTCGGTCCTGGTGGCCAGTGCGTTCATTCCGTTCCTGCCGATGCTGGCGATCCACTTGTTGCTGCAGAACCTGATGTATGACTTTTCCCAGCTGTCGCTGCCGTGGGACCGCATGGACAAGGAGTTCCTCAGCAAACCACGCAAATGGGATGCCCGTAACATCGGTCGCTTCATGCTGTGGATAGGCCCTACGTCGTCGATCTTCGACATCACCACCTTCGCCCTGATGTGGTACGTGTTCGCCGCCAACAGCGTAGAAATGCAGGCGCTGTTCCAGTCTGGCTGGTTCATCGAGGGCTTGCTGTCACAGACGCTGGTAGTGCACATGCTGCGCACTCGCAAGGTACCGTTCTTCCAGAGCACCGCTGCATTGCCGGTGGTATTGGCAACGGGGCTGGTCATGGCATTGGGTATCTACATCCCGTTCTCCCCGGTGGGCGCGATGGTTGGCCTGGTGCCGCTGCCGTGGGAGTACTTCCCTTGGCTGGTCGCCACCCTGCTGGGCTACTGCGTGGTCGCCCAGGCCATGAAGACCCTCTATATCCGCCGTTTCGGCCAGTGGTTCTGA
- a CDS encoding methyl-accepting chemotaxis protein, with product MLANLKIRTGMFWVLSLFSLTLLFSTASAWWAALGSDQQITELDQTAHQSDRLNNALLMAIRSSANVSSGFIEQLGGHDESAGKRMALSVELNNKSQALVDEFVENAREPALRGLATELQATFAEYAKAVAGQREATRQRSLEQYFKVNSDAGNAMGRLQTLRQQLVTTLSERGQQIMLESDRRLARAQLLSLCLLGVTVVLAVLCWAFIAQRVLHPLREAGGHFRRIASGDLSVPVQGQGNNEIGQLFHELQRMQQSQRDTLGQINNCARQLDAAATALNAVTEESANNLRQQGQELEQAATAVTEMTTAVEEVARNAITTSQTTSESNQLAAQSRRQVSENIDGTEAMTREIQTSSAHLQQLVGQVRDIGKVLEVIRSVSEQTNLLALNAAIEAARAGEAGRGFAVVADEVRTLAYRTQQSTQEIEQMIGSVQAGTEAAVASMQASTNRAQSTLDVTLASGQVLEGIYSAIGEINERNLVIASAAEEQAQVAREVDRNLLNIRELSNHSAAGAQQTSEASKALSGLVGEMTALVGRFKV from the coding sequence ATGCTTGCAAACCTGAAAATTCGCACCGGAATGTTCTGGGTGTTGTCGCTGTTCAGCCTGACCCTGCTGTTTTCGACCGCCAGTGCCTGGTGGGCTGCCTTGGGTAGCGACCAGCAGATCACTGAACTGGACCAGACTGCGCACCAGTCGGACCGTTTGAACAATGCGTTGCTGATGGCGATTCGTTCCAGCGCCAACGTGTCTTCGGGTTTTATCGAGCAGTTGGGTGGCCATGACGAGAGTGCAGGCAAACGCATGGCGCTGTCGGTGGAGCTGAACAACAAGAGCCAGGCGCTGGTCGACGAATTTGTCGAAAACGCCCGCGAACCCGCCCTTCGCGGGTTGGCAACCGAGCTGCAGGCTACCTTTGCCGAATACGCCAAGGCGGTGGCTGGGCAGCGTGAAGCGACCCGCCAGCGTTCGCTGGAGCAGTATTTCAAGGTCAACAGCGATGCCGGTAATGCCATGGGGCGGTTGCAAACCCTGCGCCAGCAACTGGTGACCACACTGAGCGAACGTGGCCAGCAAATCATGCTCGAGTCCGACCGGCGTCTGGCCCGGGCACAATTGCTGAGCCTGTGCCTGCTGGGCGTGACCGTGGTGCTGGCGGTGCTGTGCTGGGCCTTCATTGCCCAGCGTGTGTTGCACCCGCTGCGTGAAGCCGGTGGGCATTTCCGGCGCATTGCCAGTGGCGACCTGAGTGTGCCGGTGCAAGGGCAGGGTAACAACGAAATCGGCCAACTGTTCCATGAGCTCCAGCGCATGCAGCAGAGCCAGCGCGACACTCTGGGGCAGATCAACAACTGTGCCCGGCAGCTGGACGCCGCCGCCACGGCGTTGAACGCCGTCACCGAGGAAAGCGCCAACAACCTGCGTCAGCAGGGGCAGGAGCTGGAGCAGGCCGCCACTGCCGTGACCGAAATGACCACGGCAGTGGAGGAAGTTGCGCGCAACGCGATCACCACCTCGCAAACCACCAGTGAATCCAACCAGCTGGCCGCGCAAAGCCGCCGGCAAGTCAGCGAAAACATCGACGGCACCGAAGCCATGACCCGCGAAATCCAGACCAGCAGTGCGCACCTGCAGCAGTTGGTGGGGCAGGTGCGGGACATCGGCAAGGTGCTGGAAGTGATCCGCTCGGTGTCCGAGCAAACCAACCTGCTGGCGCTCAATGCTGCCATCGAGGCGGCCCGTGCCGGTGAGGCCGGGCGCGGCTTTGCGGTGGTGGCGGATGAGGTGCGCACACTGGCCTACCGCACGCAACAGTCGACCCAGGAAATCGAGCAGATGATCGGCAGCGTGCAGGCGGGGACCGAAGCTGCGGTGGCTTCCATGCAGGCCAGCACCAACCGCGCCCAGTCGACACTGGACGTGACCCTGGCCTCGGGGCAAGTGCTGGAGGGCATCTACAGTGCGATCGGCGAAATCAACGAGCGCAATCTGGTCATTGCCAGTGCGGCCGAAGAGCAGGCTCAGGTGGCGCGGGAAGTAGACCGCAACTTGCTGAACATCCGCGAACTGTCCAACCATTCCGCTGCGGGTGCGCAGCAGACCAGCGAGGCGAGCAAGGCGTTGTCGGGGCTGGTGGGGGAGATGACGGCGTTGGTGGGGCGGTTCAAGGTTTGA
- a CDS encoding PLP-dependent aminotransferase family protein produces MVQLRKWQPLLRLDGAQASYRQIVEGLVAAISEGRLRPGTPLPGTREMAQLLNVNRKTVILAYEEAETKGWLQSVQRRGTFVSQQLAPGTAAASGAVRPFALALPEEPAVAYFKANEQAVAQQGRPGALFFDNGACDHRLLPQAVLHRYYRNALRSSFTSNSVRHGSECSSRNLRSALADMLRHNRSLNVGAEHICLTQGVQMSLSLVASVLLKPGDVVLVERLSYPPAWEIFRQLGARLVTVELDHEGCRVDQLDALCRQHKVRMMYITPHHQFPTTVSLPAGRRQQLLELARQHAFCVVEEDYDYEYHFAGRPYLPLASDRQQRHVIYIGSLSKPLGSTFRCSYIVAPVEVTTVLERRAMLTLGQGDAVMQQMLADLINDGELKKHLRRVNREYRRRRETLLGCLRDAFGEQISVQAPEGGLALWVRFADEINVDQLVDKALERDLVVRSGRQFSPFGHAENALRLGFASLDADEIRQATQRLADAAKAIGKAR; encoded by the coding sequence ATGGTCCAGCTTCGTAAATGGCAGCCACTGCTCAGGCTCGATGGGGCACAGGCTTCGTACCGGCAGATCGTCGAAGGGCTGGTGGCCGCAATCAGCGAGGGTCGCCTGCGCCCTGGCACGCCGTTGCCGGGCACGCGGGAGATGGCGCAATTGCTGAACGTCAATCGCAAGACCGTGATCCTTGCTTATGAGGAAGCCGAAACCAAGGGCTGGCTGCAAAGCGTGCAACGCCGGGGCACCTTCGTCAGCCAGCAGCTGGCGCCTGGCACAGCGGCCGCTTCCGGTGCCGTGCGGCCTTTTGCCCTGGCGCTGCCAGAGGAACCTGCCGTTGCCTACTTCAAGGCGAACGAACAGGCTGTAGCGCAGCAAGGGCGGCCGGGGGCCTTGTTCTTCGACAACGGCGCCTGTGACCATCGCCTGCTGCCACAGGCTGTACTGCATCGCTATTACCGCAATGCCTTGCGCAGCAGCTTCACCAGCAACAGCGTTCGCCACGGCAGCGAGTGCAGCAGCCGCAATCTGCGCAGCGCCCTGGCCGACATGCTGCGGCACAACCGCAGCCTGAACGTTGGCGCCGAGCATATCTGCCTGACCCAGGGGGTGCAGATGTCGCTGTCCCTGGTGGCCAGTGTGTTGCTCAAGCCGGGTGACGTTGTGCTGGTCGAGCGCCTGAGTTACCCCCCTGCCTGGGAGATCTTCCGTCAGCTGGGTGCCCGCCTGGTGACCGTGGAGCTGGACCATGAGGGTTGCCGGGTCGACCAGCTCGATGCCCTGTGCCGGCAGCACAAGGTGCGGATGATGTACATAACGCCCCATCACCAGTTCCCGACCACGGTCAGCCTGCCAGCCGGGCGCAGGCAACAGCTGCTGGAGCTGGCGCGCCAGCATGCCTTTTGCGTGGTCGAAGAGGATTACGACTACGAATACCACTTTGCCGGGCGGCCCTATCTGCCTTTGGCCAGCGACCGCCAGCAGCGGCACGTGATTTACATTGGCTCACTGTCCAAGCCTTTGGGCAGCACGTTTCGTTGCAGCTATATCGTGGCACCGGTGGAAGTGACAACCGTGCTGGAACGCAGGGCGATGCTGACCCTGGGGCAGGGCGATGCAGTCATGCAGCAGATGTTGGCCGACCTGATCAATGATGGGGAACTGAAGAAGCACTTGCGCCGGGTCAACCGCGAGTACCGGCGCCGGCGCGAGACTTTGTTGGGGTGCTTGCGCGATGCGTTCGGCGAACAGATCAGCGTGCAGGCGCCAGAAGGTGGCCTGGCGCTGTGGGTGAGGTTTGCCGATGAGATCAACGTGGATCAGTTGGTCGACAAAGCGCTGGAACGGGACCTGGTGGTGCGCAGTGGGCGACAGTTTTCACCGTTTGGCCATGCCGAGAACGCCTTGCGCCTAGGGTTTGCTTCGCTGGATGCCGATGAGATCCGGCAGGCGACCCAACGCCTGGCAGACGCAGCTAAAGCGATTGGCAAGGCGCGGTAG
- a CDS encoding GNAT family N-acetyltransferase, which translates to MQVRTLTPDDLPQACALCMDAFMQAVAPTLSAQGIETFTQVSAPQAFAERMQGDNLMLACFVEGAIAGLIELKEGRHIAMLFIAPGVQRQGIGKRLMNAALEHASAEVVTVKASLSSVPAYQRYGFTLAGDVGEFAGLVYQPMEKRLPTQPA; encoded by the coding sequence ATGCAAGTACGCACGCTCACCCCTGACGACCTCCCCCAAGCCTGCGCCTTGTGCATGGATGCCTTCATGCAGGCAGTCGCGCCCACACTGTCGGCGCAAGGTATCGAGACCTTTACCCAGGTGTCAGCACCCCAGGCGTTTGCCGAGCGCATGCAGGGTGACAACCTCATGCTGGCCTGTTTTGTCGAAGGCGCTATCGCGGGGCTGATCGAGCTCAAGGAAGGCCGTCACATTGCGATGCTGTTCATTGCACCAGGCGTGCAACGCCAGGGCATAGGCAAGCGTTTGATGAACGCCGCACTGGAGCATGCCAGCGCCGAGGTGGTGACGGTAAAGGCATCATTGTCTTCTGTACCCGCCTACCAACGCTACGGCTTCACCCTGGCAGGCGACGTGGGTGAGTTTGCCGGGCTGGTGTATCAGCCGATGGAAAAGCGCCTGCCGACCCAGCCAGCGTAG
- the dapA gene encoding 4-hydroxy-tetrahydrodipicolinate synthase, whose protein sequence is MSNFRGIWIALVTPMRANEIDFPGLEKLVKKLLEDGVAGFVVCGTTGEAAALSKAEQLAVLDAVLAWVEPGRMVMGLSGYNLRELLAFQAEIQQRDIGGLLVPAPCYIRPSQAGIEAFFATVADAASVPVIVYDIPYRTGVRIERETLRRIVRHPRIAAVKDCGGDSETTMALIEDGHAQVLAGEDLQIFNNLCLGGAGAISASAHVRADLYVRMVRQVDSGDWAAARGTFYQLLPWIKVAFAEPNPAVVKAALQLQSLIADELREPMQTCTNTTRDKLQSVLCSLGA, encoded by the coding sequence ATGTCGAATTTCCGTGGTATCTGGATCGCCCTCGTCACGCCAATGCGCGCCAATGAAATCGACTTCCCAGGCCTGGAAAAGCTGGTGAAGAAGCTGCTCGAAGACGGTGTGGCCGGTTTTGTAGTGTGCGGTACCACGGGTGAGGCAGCGGCGTTGTCCAAGGCCGAGCAACTGGCAGTGCTGGATGCCGTGCTGGCCTGGGTTGAGCCTGGCAGGATGGTGATGGGCCTGTCAGGTTACAACCTGCGTGAGTTGCTGGCCTTCCAGGCTGAAATCCAGCAGCGTGACATTGGCGGGCTGCTGGTGCCCGCACCTTGCTATATCCGCCCTTCGCAGGCCGGCATCGAAGCCTTCTTCGCCACCGTGGCCGATGCGGCCAGCGTGCCAGTGATCGTCTACGACATTCCCTACCGCACAGGCGTACGCATCGAACGTGAAACCCTGCGCCGTATCGTGCGCCATCCACGCATTGCAGCGGTGAAAGACTGTGGCGGTGACAGCGAGACGACCATGGCCCTGATCGAGGACGGCCACGCCCAGGTGCTGGCCGGTGAAGACCTGCAGATCTTCAACAACCTGTGCCTGGGTGGGGCAGGGGCCATTTCAGCCTCCGCACATGTGCGCGCCGACCTGTACGTACGCATGGTGCGGCAGGTTGACAGCGGTGATTGGGCTGCCGCGCGTGGTACGTTCTACCAGTTGCTGCCCTGGATCAAAGTGGCCTTTGCCGAGCCCAACCCGGCCGTGGTCAAGGCGGCATTGCAGCTGCAAAGCCTGATTGCAGACGAGCTGCGCGAGCCCATGCAGACGTGCACGAATACCACCCGAGACAAACTGCAAAGCGTGCTGTGTTCACTCGGCGCCTGA